GACAGAATATTAATTgactaatacattttaatgtattaagTAGTTGAACTGAGCTCCTGTCAGTCTAGGTAATTAATGTGAATGTCCCAGAAGACAAATAAAACCTGTGCTACAGGAGCAACTGACAAaaggtaaaataagaaaaagagaaaatatgagCCGATAGCAAGAACATTGCATTGCACAATGACGGACAAGCAAACTATGTTCAGATGACGGTGGGTAAAGTACAAAGCAACGGAGATTCAACTGAGGCTTACCATTCTGCGGATGGCGCCACAGATAGCGTAGGTCTTGAACTGACCGTTGAAGCGACCAGTCACCTTGTCCACCTGCAGAGGACAGAGAACACTGCATCAGAACATTTAATGTTCTCACCAACAACATTTACAGTGAGAGCTAGATTTATAACAGTATCAATTGCTGAAGAAACAATTCCAGTTGTTTTCCCGTTTCCATGGTATGGACCCTGTTtgataaatataattttccatcTTCACGTTATGTTACAGCGCCAGTTTTTCCTCAACCATTGAACCTCACATCCATCATGGCGCGGTTTACTCATGTGGCTGACTTCATGCAAATATTTACCACCGACACAGAGCCTAGTGTTTGAGtttactttgtttatatttgtaaaCAGACAGTAACAGCCTGTGTCACAAAGCCTGTGGGCTACCTTATTGCAAATAGCAAGCTGTCAAAGAATAACATAAAATTCACAAATAATCTGAACGCATTGGGGTTAAAGCTAGCAAATACCATCTATGTCGACATTtggcctcatgcaagaaccacTCGACAAACATTGGTTCTTTAGTGGCTTTTACATGTGATACAGGAGAACTTGCCATATTCACCAATTGTCTAGTATTTTTAATTTGCTcttaggacattttttttttttttttttttttttacaagtggTCTAGACCTGTAGCAGGAGTTTACAAccacacttttttaaaagtgtcatttttaaatagaaacTTGTATGGAGGCAAATGTGGTAAATTTAAAGAATTTTATACCTgtcaattttttatttgacttaatTCAGCTTAAGAAAATGGTTTCATTATATTGCAATATAGTACACCAAGATGATTATAAAGGTATTGTTGGGGTCTTGATACCTAGTCTTTGTAATATTATAGGAGTTATTAAACATAACTGATATTAACCATAAACACAGCATGTACATTAGCTGTTCAATCAGGACACACTTATCTAGTTTTATTCTTTCCATTTCATATGAAAGAATAAACTTTAAGACTGAACTTCTCAACTCACCTCAGCAATGTTCATCTGGATGGAGGCGTGGTCCTTTGCTCCAATGATTCTGTTGCTAGCAGAGCTGCAATACAGACATGCAATAGTTTAATTCATTGTTCATCTTATTTACATCTCGCCATCATTCACACCAAAACTTTGCATAACAACACTTTCAGCTTCACCTCAATGAAACAATTTCAGATTTTCTGAACTAAGTATTGACACTACAGGCCAGTCCCCAGAAATATTAAATTCATTGTTAACCTCCAATTACCCTATGACAGAATAACTAGGTACAGTTACTCAAATACAGTTATTACTTACCatacttgtacttttattttattttattaatgttatgcTAGtctatacttctactccactcaTTTAATTTAACAGCTTTAGTTATTTTCAGATAATTTTTTATGCATCACTTTCCTGCATTGAAGTTGAATATTTTTCATAACCCGAcagatgaagtgttcctttgatggtttagaaaatgtttcttcttctttagctaaactacttaaaaaatatattaataataataaaacattttttttatcagtaaaaaaaagaaaatgcctgATCACAAAGCTAAACAGGGCTTGTTTCTGTCTGATCTCAGGAAAAGTTGACTTGTGGTTCTTCCTACAAACATGACCATCTTATAAGATATGAGGCATTGATGACAATTAAAACTACTCTAAAAGGAGTTTAAAATTGGCACAACCTTAACCATATGCAAACGCAGCTCACACATGCAATCTAATAGTAATGGGAATATTTATCTGAACAGTCACTATTGTACAAtctaaacattttt
The sequence above is a segment of the Anoplopoma fimbria isolate UVic2021 breed Golden Eagle Sablefish chromosome 12, Afim_UVic_2022, whole genome shotgun sequence genome. Coding sequences within it:
- the rps21 gene encoding 40S ribosomal protein S21 isoform X2 — encoded protein: MQNDAGEFVDLYVPRKCSASNRIIGAKDHASIQMNIAEVDKVTGRFNGQFKTYAICGAIRRMGESDDSILRLAKNDSVVAK
- the rps21 gene encoding 40S ribosomal protein S21 isoform X1; the protein is MQNDAGEFVDLYVPRKCSASNRIIGAKDHASIQMNIAEVDKVTGRFNGQFKTYAICGAIRRMGESDDSILRLAKNDSVVAKNL